One stretch of Cottoperca gobio chromosome 18, fCotGob3.1, whole genome shotgun sequence DNA includes these proteins:
- the LOC115024073 gene encoding LOW QUALITY PROTEIN: Fc receptor-like protein 5 (The sequence of the model RefSeq protein was modified relative to this genomic sequence to represent the inferred CDS: deleted 1 base in 1 codon): MGHALRCVLALLSLNILYCGHAQDAVLNIEPNWSTFFTGESVTFMCGVTGVKDPNSYYKIYKADQRDDDYTKNENYTLQPLAKDWSGEYHCLMTHLGSTKESNKVSLTVSDKDVIVETPASTLFEGEPVTLRCRHRTPREGQDAVFYRDGSPIEVDTNHQSPMRSTNTVQVTSDRSSYMCKFEDEESEAITLKMEPQPKAQLSQDDHVGGNVTLTCSVKTSSSSGWKYFWYRGKKASEALTTQGVVFHSDAKISVSEGGLYWCRGGTGDPVYYTEYSHSAGKEEIFTNKAVVTRRPNWPEIYRGETVTLTCDIKDGGDTEWEYSWTTSSSSTPPRTHEYMISNAESSHSGDYRCKGTLKGERSTKWSDAIILRVSDNKPRPVLNVSLSWLSPGASVTLTCSVEHPAAGWRYYWYKAVPKLSDNSYSSELLPGSSTGTEQDSYIVHGQTHTAGYVCRAGRGDPVYYTQYSQPKFVWSGDVHSAASLSVSPDRLQHFTDTSVSLSCEGNSTEWSVNRFSEYGNRVTCSVWGTMTGSTCNMNRDWTSGVYWCESETGQFSNAVNISTVLSDGVILVSPVRPVAEGDSVTLGCKLKTEKVLYNVDFYKNGKLIQNNTKGELTISAVSKSDEGFYKCKGLKSKDSQYSWTSPESWMSVTSAASGPVESSPSPVLWIVGLLCGVSFLIMFLLFLYRCRKSNDSCFTSRSQSTNQGPATDHMINQGETQQREYATLLHGDACLYETIQGPEEPEHGENNEPEESEYINVTMESAADQ; encoded by the exons ATGGGACACGCTTTGCGCTGTGTGCTGGCGTTACTCT cACTGAATATACTCTATTGTGGACATGCTCAAG ATGCTGTGCTGAACATTGAGCCGAACTGGTCCACTTTCTTTACCGGAGAGTCTGTTACCTTCATGTGTGGCGTTACGGGAGTAAAAGACCCCAACTCGTATTACAAAATCTATAAGGCTGATCAACGAGATGACGACTACACCAAAAACGAGAACTATACATTACAACCTCTAGCTAAAGACTGGAGTGGTGAATACCACTGCTTGATGACTCATCTGGGCTCAACTAAAGAGAGTAACAAAGTCTCTCTCACTGTATCAG ACAAAGACGTGATTGTGGAAACACCTGCATCTACCTTGTTTGAAGGAGAACCAGTGACTCTGCGCTGTAGGCATCGTACCCCGAGAGAGGGGCAGGATGCCGTCTTCTACAGAGACGGATCACCTATTGAAGTGGACACAAACCATCAGTCACCCATGAGATCAACAAACACAGTTCAAGTGACGTCAGATCGGAGCTCTTACATGTGTAAATTTGAGGACGAAGAATCTGAAGCAATAACTCTGAAAATGGAAC CACAACCAAAGGCCCAACTGAGCCAAGACGATCATGTCGGGGGCAACGTGACCCTGACCTGCTCTGTGAAGACATCATCTTCATCTGGTTGGAAATACTTCTGGTACAGAGGCAAGAAAGCCTCTGAAGCCCTGACCACACAGGGTGTGGTCTTCCACTCAGATGCAAAGATCAGTGTCTCAGAAGGAGGACTCTACTGGTgcagaggaggaacaggagaCCCCGTTTACTACACAGAGTACAGCCATTCAGCCGGTAAAGAAGAAATCT TCACAAACAAGGCTGTTGTGACCCGACGACCCAACTGGCCTGAAATATACAGAGGAGAGACGGTCACTCTGACATGTGACATTAAGGACGGAGGAGACACTGAGTGGGAGTATAGCTGGACAACATCCAGTAGC TCCACACCACCAAgaacacatgaatacatgaTTAGTAATGCTGAGTCATCACACAGTGGAGACTACAGGTGTAAGGGCACACTGAAAGGTGAAAGGTCTACAAAGTGGAGTGATGCAATAATACTGAGAGTATCTGACA ATAAACCTCGGCCAGTCCTCAATGTGTCTCTGTCATGGCTGAGCCCTGGAGCCTCAGTAACTCTGACCTGCAGTGTTGAACATCCAGCTGCAGGATGGAGGTACTACTGGTATAAGGCTGTTCCCAAACTGTCAGACAACTCCTACAGCTCTGAGCTGCTACCTGGCAGCAGCACTGGGACTGAACAGGATTCCTACATCGTTcatggacagacacacacagcaggataTGTGTGCAGAGCTGGAAGAGGAGATCCAGTGTATTACACTCAATACAGTCAACCGAAGTTTGTCTGGTCTGGAG ATGTTCATTCAGCAGCGTCTCTCTCAGTGAGTCCTGACAGACTGCAGCACTTCACCGATACGTCTGTGTCACTGAGCTGTGAGGGAAACTCTACTGAGTGGAGCGTGAACAGGTTCTCAGAATATGGCAACCGGGTTACCTGTTCAGTGTGGGGGACAATGACTGGATCCACATGCAACATGAACCGTGACTGGACTAGTGGAGTTTACTGGTGTGAGTCTGAAACAGGACAGTTCAGCAATGCAGTCAACATCAGTACAGTACTCT CTGACGGTGTTATCCTGGTGAGCCCTGTCCGTCCTGTGGCTGAGGGAGATTCTGTCACTCTTGGCTGCAAGTTGAAGACAGAAAAAGTTCTTTATAATGTGGATTTCTATAAAAATGGCAAACTCATCCAAAATAATACCAAAGGGGAGCTGACTATCTCTGCAGTTTCAAAGTCAGATGAAggcttttataaatgtaaaggaCTTAAATCTAAAGATTCACAATACAGTTGGACGTCACCAGAGAGTTGGATGTCAGTAACAT cAGCAGCGTCCGGGCCTGTAGAAAGCTCTCCGTCTCCTGTGCTGTGGATCGTTGGGCTGCTTTGTGGAGTTTCTTTTCTGATCATGTTCCTGCTGTTTCTGTATCGCTGCAGAAAGTCAAACG aTTCATGCTTTACCAG CAGGTCTCAGAGCACCAATCAGGGCCCTGCTACAGACCACATGATCAACCAGGGGGAAACTCAACAGAGAGAGTATGCTACTCTTCTCCACG GTGATGCTTGTCTCTATGAAACAATCCAAGGGCCCGAAGAACCTGAACATG GGGAGAATAACGAGCCAGAGGAGAGCGAGTACATAAACGTGACGATGGAATCAGCTGCAG ATcaataa
- the LOC115024010 gene encoding LOW QUALITY PROTEIN: CD48 antigen-like (The sequence of the model RefSeq protein was modified relative to this genomic sequence to represent the inferred CDS: inserted 1 base in 1 codon) has translation MAACISSSRCFFTYGALLLIGVSIQDVEASSCQTVFHKKVGDTVKLSSCLPPEGVXHGESLIADTAGGFVNPDFKDRSSLNPTDFSLTLRGLTLQDSGDFYFLSAVNNKQREIVNITLQVHEPITEEPVVFSNSTWHTCNESCTVLLACTAAADSSVSYKWTGRNRTRSGSRQRYIITPQDGDTKFTCTISNVVSEKSALVTVKCDNFTSNTPETGLCREGNKVQQRPTRIT, from the exons ATGGCTGCTTGTATCTCATCCTCCCGCTGCTTCTTTACATACGGTGCTCTTCTGCTGATCGGGGTCTCCATCCAAG atgtggAGGCTTCCAGCTGTCAAACTGTCTTCCATAAGAAGGTTGGAGACACTGTAAAGTTGTCGTCATGCTTACCACCTGAAGGGG GTCATGGAGAGTCACTTATTGCAGACACAGCGGGTGGATTTGTAAATCCTGATTTCAAAGACAGATCATCTTTAAACCCCACAGACTTCAGTTTAACACTGAGAGGACTGACTCTCCAAGATTCTGGTGATTTCTATTTCCTCTCAGCAGTGAATAACAAACAAAGGGAAATAGTCAACATCACCCTGCAAGTTCATG AGCCCATAACTGAAGAGCCCGTCGTCTTTTCCAACTCCACCTGGCACACCTGCAACGAATCCTGTACAGTTTTGCTGGCGTGCACTGCAGCCGCTGACAGCAGTGTCAGCTACAAGTGGACCGGGAGGAACCGAACCAGAAGTGGCTCCAGGCAGCGTTACATCATCACACCTCAGGACGGAGACACCAAGTTCACCTGCACAATTTCTAATGTTGTCAGTGAGAAGTCTGCGTTGGTAACAGTGAAGTGCGACAACTTTACGTCCAACACACCAGAAACAGGTTTGTGCAGAGAAGGGAATAAAGTGCAGCAGCGACCCACAAGAATCACGTAA
- the LOC115023893 gene encoding LOW QUALITY PROTEIN: signaling lymphocytic activation molecule-like (The sequence of the model RefSeq protein was modified relative to this genomic sequence to represent the inferred CDS: inserted 2 bases in 1 codon): MVGGRLSCCFTYISVLLLGVCLCDVEASSCQTVFHKKVGDTVQLSSCLPPEGVVMAKWKYGESLIADTAGGFVNPDFKDRSSLNPTDFSLTLRGLTLQDSGDFYFLSAVNNKQREIVNIILQVHEPITEEPVVFSNSTWHTSNESCTVLLVCTAAADSSVSYKWTGRNRTRSGSRQQLHXITPQDGDTKFTCTISNVVSEKSALVTVKCNNFTSNTPETGRDVIILSVAAGGCLLIVFIVGVAVYVYRHQQSQAAGIDSNDLTVYADIADVAIGDGTSSTMKSCTLYETIENRVDTVTPAPQTIYDKDPVQSHEEGIGVALPGHFLEAHAA, encoded by the exons ATGGTTGGTGGGCGCCTGAGCTGCTGCTTTACATACATTTCTGTGCTACTTCTTGGGGTTTGCCTCTGTG atgtggAGGCTTCCAGCTGTCAAACTGTCTTCCATAAGAAGGTTGGAGACACTGTACAGTTGTCGTCATGCTTACCACCTGAAGGGGTCGTCATGGCAAAGTGGAAATATGGAGAGTCACTTATTGCAGACACAGCGGGTGGATTTGTAAATCCTGATTTCAAAGACAGATCATCTTTAAACCCCACAGACTTCAGTTTAACACTGAGAGGACTGACTCTCCAAGATTCTGGTGATTTCTATTTCCTCTCAGCAGTGAATAACAAACAAAGGGAAATAGTAAACATCATCCTGCAAGTTCATG AGCCCATAACTGAAGAGCCCGTCGTCTTTTCCAACTCCACCTGGCACACCTCCAACGAATCCTGTACAGTTTTGCTGGTGTGCACTGCAGCCGCTGACAGCAGTGTCAGCTACAAGTGGACCGGGAGGAACCGAACCAGAAGTGGCTCCAGGCAGCAGTTACA CATCACACCTCAGGACGGAGACACCAAGTTCACCTGCACAATTTCTAATGTTGTCAGTGAGAAGTCTGCGTTGGTAACAGTGAAGTGCAACAACTTTACGTCCAACACACCAGAAACAG GTCGAGACGTTATCATCCTGAGCGTGGCAGCTGGAGGTTGTCTGTTGATTGTCTTTATAGTTGGAGTAGCTGTGTATGTTTATCGCCACCAACAAAGTCAAGCAG CAGGTATTGACTCCAATGACCTCACCGTGTATGCTGATATCGCTGATGTTGCAATTGGGGAT GGGACTTCATCTACCATGAAGTCATGCACACTGTATGAAACCATTGAGAACAGAGTTGACACAGTCACACCTGCG CCCCAGACTATCTACGACAAGGATCCAGTTCAGTCGCATGAGGAAGGCATCGGTGTCGCCCTACCAGGACATTTCCTAGAGGCTCACGCAGCATGA